CGGCTGTGGACCGGCGGCGCACTCGCACTGGAACAATGTTCGTTACGCCAACGTTTCCGATTTAAACGATTATTGCACTTCCGGTGCGCGCCGTGAGTTTGAGGAAAAACTCACACCGGAACATAAAGCGCGTGAAACATTTGTAATGAGTCTGCGGCAGATTTCCGGTGCCGGAATTCCTCCGGAATTGATTGAGCCGCTTACGCCGGTGCTGCAAAAATTAAAATCCAACGGTCTAATCCAAATATCCGGCAATCATGTCCGTCTGACCGAATCCGCACTTTTTATTAGCGATTCTGTGTTTGCAGAGCTGATTTAATTTCCGAGAATTTTTATCTGCGTAAATTCTGTTAATCCTGTCAAAAAACTTTTCCGATTTCAGCGCGCCCGGAAGTTACTCTCCACCTTTCTTGTGTCTTTTGCCTCTTTGCTGCCCGGCATTCGCCGTGCCCTTCTTCCAAATCATGTTTTTTGTGGCTAACAAAATCAGTCGAAATCCGTCGGCATATCTGGATTTTTCAAATGTTCAAAAAACCGGTGGATCTGTTTCTCGGTGACACGCGCCGTTGAAAGATCCGGTGGAATATTATTTTCGTCAAAAAAATCAATTTCACTGATTTCACAATTTAGTTGCGGTTTCCCGCCGGTAATTTCGCACAGAAAAAAATGTTTATACACCGTGCAGGGGTGGGGCGGCTGGTGTCCCTGCGTGTCGCGATCATACACCGCCAGCAGTTTTTTAACTGACACGTCAAAGCCGGTTTCCTCCCGGACTTCGCGCGCGGTTGCGACTGAGGGTGCTTCATTCACATCCGCCCAGCCGCCGGGAATTGTCCAGCGGTCT
Above is a window of Kiritimatiellales bacterium DNA encoding:
- a CDS encoding NUDIX hydrolase, with translation MKWIRELQAISQTGLHFGEDRYNRERYEQIGKIAAEMLSEISNLPVDEILNFNKAEFGYATPKVDVRGVIFRTGKILLAREVADADRWTIPGGWADVNEAPSVATAREVREETGFDVSVKKLLAVYDRDTQGHQPPHPCTVYKHFFLCEITGGKPQLNCEISEIDFFDENNIPPDLSTARVTEKQIHRFFEHLKNPDMPTDFD